Genomic DNA from Candidatus Nitronereus thalassa:
GTTGAGTCCATCAGAAAAGCATTTGAAGTCGGCGCCTCAGATTTTCTCACCAAACCTATTAACTGGGAACTCCTTCCCCATCGAATTAACTTCTTGATTCGGGCTCACCGGGATGAAAAAGAGCGCAAGCGCGCTCAAGAAGAAATCCTCCGCCTGAATCACCAAACACAGTTGCTTCTAAACTCGGCTGGGGAAGGCATTTGTGGCTTAGACACCTCTGGACGAATCACATTCATGAATACATCGGCTTCCCAATTGCTCGGGTATGAGCAGGGCGAACTTCTGAGTGAACCCATCCATAAGCTGTTGTCCCAGACCATGGAGCTTTCCCACCCTCATGACCTTTCCACCATACCCATCTATCTTCCTCTGGTGGACCAAAGAATCCACCGAAGCTCAGAGGAAATCTTTTTCAGGAAAGATCATACTCCATTGATGGTCGAATACGTCTGCACGCCCACGAAACTCGGCGATCAGATTACCGGAGCCGTTGTGGTCTTTCGAGATATCAGCGCCAAAAGCGCCATGGAGCGCCGGGAACGGGCCCATTATACGATCACCAGAATTCTGGCCGAATGCCCGAATGCTGATGAAGCGCTTCCTCGCATTGTGGAATCCATTTGTCACATTTTGAACTGGGATTTGGGCATTATCTGGAAAGCCAGCCAGGACAAATCGTTTTTAACGTTTTTGGATGCTCGGTCGCCTTCGTCACCACAATTCGTCTCGTTCATTGACCACTGCCAACACACCTCCATTCCCCTCGGCATGGGTTTAGCCGGACAGGTGTGGGCCTCGGGAAATCCAGAGTGGGTTGAAGAACTCCACGCCGCGAAGGGTTTCCTCGAATGGGAATCCTTCGACCATTCAGAACTCACTAGTGCGTTTGGTTTTCCGATCATGGCGGGAAAATCCATCGTGGCCATCATGGAGTTTTTTAGTCGAACCCCTCAAAAAATTGATGAGGATTTATTGGCCTTATTTCAAGCCGTGGGCAGTCAAGTCGGCCACTTGCTAGATAGGAAACAAGCCGTCGATGCCCTTCGAGAAAGTCAAAATCAACTGATTCAAGCCCAAAAGATTGCCCAACTTGGTTACTGGCAATGGGATTTAAGCTCCTCCACCTTCCATATTTCAGAGGAAACCCGCCGATTACTTGGCGAAACCTTTACCAGCTTCACCGGCACCCATGAAGAATTTGTCCAAGCCATTCACCCCAATGATCGTGAAGACCGCAACCAAACCATTCAACAGGCCCTGAATGCCCGAACATCCTATAGCCTGGAGTACCGACTCGTGGGTGAAGAGGGCCAAGAACGAATCATTTCCGAATTAGGCGAACTGATTCTCGATGATCTCGGGAGACCCATTCAAATCACCGGTGTCATTCAAGACATTACCGAACGCAAATACAAAGAATATCAAATTCACACCCTCGCGCATTACGACACGCTCACGAATCTTCCGAATCGGCTGATGTTTCACACGTTACTGGAGCAATCTCTCGCCACCAGCCAGCGACAGAATCAACCCCTGGCTATCTTGCTGCTGAACATCGATCGGTTTACGCGCATTAATGAAACCCTGGGATATCGCACCGGAGACCTGCTCCTCCAGGAAATTGGGAAACGATTACTTCGATCAATTCGCCGGACTGATGCGGTAGCCCGACATAACGAAACCGACTCCTCGACGACGATTTCCCGATTTGGGGGTGATGAGTTTACTATTCTGCTCACCAGTTTCAAATCGGTGGAAAACGCCGCCAAGGTTGCCCGACGTGTGATTGCCCGACTGGCCCAACCCTTTCACATTGGAAGCCAAGAGATCTTTATCACCACTAGCATTGGGATCAGCCTTTATCCCAACGATGGCAACAACGAGGAAACGCTCCTCCAAAATGCCCAAGTCGCGCTCCAACATGCCAAAGACAATGGTCGCAATATCAGCCATTATTTTTCACCAAACATGAATGCGTCTTCCTCCGCCAAGCTCACCATGGAAAGTAATTTACATAAGGCCATCGAACGGTCGGAGTTTCTCCTCTACTATCAACCGCAAATTGATATTCAAGAAAGACAGATCGTGGGAGTGGAAGCCCTGATTCGTTGGCAGCATCCGGAACTCGGCATCGTATCGCCGGGAGATTTTATTCCGTTGGCCGAAGAATCTGGACTGATTAAATCCATCGGAGAATGGGCCTTACACACCGCCTGCCAGCAACACCAACGATGGCAGGAACAAGGCCTTCCTCCCATCCGTATCGGGGTCAACCTCTCCAGTTTGCAATTTCGAGATCAGGATTGGGTCATGACCATTGACAAGGTTCTGAAAGAAGGTCTGCTCGACCCACGCTATCTTGAACTTGAGCTGACCGAAGGAATTGTCATGCGAGACGTGGAAGAAACCATGAACACCCTCCACTACCTGAAAAAGTTGGGCATCAAATTAGCCATTGATGATTTTGGCACCGGATATTCTTCGCTGAGTTATCTTAAACGCTTGCCACTCGATACGATTAAAATTGACCAGGCCTTCATTAAAGACCTCACCACCAACGAACAGGATGCGTCGATCACCAAAGCCATTATCGCCTTAGGCCACAGCCTGGATCTTCGGGTCATCGCCGAAGGCGTCGAAACCGAGGGACAGTTTCGCCATCTCGAAGAACAGGGCTGTGACGAAATTCAGGGGTACTTTTTTAGCCCCGCGGTTCCTGCCAATGCCATCGTGCAATTGTTCGAATCACAATTCGCCGCTCTCCTTCCACACCCAGACTTGATACTGGCGTAGAAAAATTGTCGCTCGTTGCTGGTCGCTGGCAAAAAAGACGTGTCTCTAGGCTTGCGTCTGTTTCTCTCAGGAATATTTCTGGATTGTGGTTTGCGTAAACGGGAGAAGGAAAGACGGGTGAGATTGTCTGGTTACCAGCAACGAGCGACTAGCAACCAGCAACTGAATTTTTACTATCGATGAGCTATATACAGAAGGAGAGTACCCTCGTTGGCTACGTCCCATTTGGCCCGGCCTCGGAGTTTCCGCTCGGCATCGGTCGTTCCAATTAACGGATCAATCACTTTGTCCAGTTTCAGAAAATCCTCTTCTCCAATGCCCTGAAGTTTGAAAAAGGCCACATGAGCATCCGTGGGGATATCGCTGTTTCCATCATTCCCTTTGAGATCCCAGCCGATATTGCTGGGCGTGACGGGAGTCAGGAGAGGGACGGGAATGCTTGTAGGAAGAAACATTTTCGTCCCGATCTCGGGGGGCAGAGAGGAATTGAATTTCTCCAAATAGGGACCTTGAAATTTTGGCCACAGGTTGGTGCCTAATACAAGTGGATCGGTCGAACTCAAGGTCAACCGTGACGCCAAGGAGGTCTCGATCGTTGAATCTCCCGTGCCCTCTACCTGCGGGACACCAACCGAATCGAGCGGAAGCAGCGAACCGACATCCCCATAATATTTCGTCACACCGATTTCATAGGTGTGTGTGGCCGTCGCCAACGCATCAATCTTCGAATCGGTAATGACATCAAAGACACGGGGAATTATCATGGCCGCTAACACCGCAATCACGCCAAGGACACCGATCATTTCGATCATCGTCATTCCGTGAGGATTTCGAATCTTCCACATCATATCCATTACGACCTTTCCCAAAATTTTTGATTTACCCCTTGTGCGTGAAATGAATGAGGGTACACTTGTATGCCATCCCATCGGATTATTCCTTCCTATTCTTAAGGAGACAGACTGAGAAAATCTTCAATTTATTCAGGCGAGTCAGGACCCAACCATCAACAAGTCCCGCCCACACCTGTGGCTTGGGAACCGAAAAAAGTCTTTCTGTAGACGGAAGAAAGGAGTGTAAAGAATGATGGCAAGAGGTGGGGAGTTCTAAAAATTATCGACCCTACCACACAACATGATGGAGGGTTTCTAGAATCATTCCGGTTCCAATGATGCCGGTCATCATACCGAATACCGTGGCAAAGCGTCGCTGATCAATTTTCTTACTCAACGAGATTCCTGCAAAAATCCCTAAAACGCTTCCCGCGACCACAATGGCCGTCAGTCCCAATTCCATCGAAGCAATTTCCAAGTGACCAAGAATGCCACCCACCGTCGTGAGCGCAATGATCATCAATGACGTTCCAACCGCGTAATGAGCCGGGAAGCCCAATACCCCGATCAACGCCGGGACGATGAGAAACCCTCCTCCAATGCCAAAAAATCCAGTGAGGATTCCCACCCCAAAACCAATACTCAACGCCCGGCCCACACACATCAGAGAAAATTCCCGGGCACATCCCTCCACTTGTTCGGGTACGGGAAAATTTCTCCGCACCAACGACCAGACACTCACCCCAACCATCAAGACACCGAACAAAAGCAGGATCGTGTTTTCCTGAATCCATGTATGCCCAAAGGCACCAACCCAGGCTCCTAACAATCCCGTTGAACTAAAGACCAAGGCGGCTCTTCCTTTCACGTGATGATCACGATTTTTCCTTAACACCCCTAATAAGGAGGAACACCCGACCACCACAAGGGAAGTCAGTGTCGCTTCTTGAACAGGGACCCCTACCAGATACACCAACAGGGGAATCGCCAGAATCGAACCGCCAGCGCCGGTGGCCCCAAGGATTATGCCGACCACCCCACCGGTTAGTAGAGCCAGGAAAGTTTGCAGATCCATTAAAGAACCTTGTTCATTCCAACAACGTATGCGGGCATGTCACCAAACATCATTCCACGCGCACTCTCTTCTGATATGCTTTTACCATGATGATCGTCAGGCCGACTCCTAGAAGCATCATGATGGCCACAATGAAAAAAACCGTCCATTGGTCTTTGGCCCCAAGGGCAGCGGTTTCATACTGCTGAGACAACCACGTCACCCGCACGGCATGGCGCACAATCATCATCAAACACATCGTCACGACCAAACTCAGCATTCCACCAATAGCCAACCCTCGGGCTTGTGGGACCATCAATGCCGCATTGAGTAACACCAGACTCAATAACGCCGCTGTCAAGGCGAGAAAAAATGCGAGGGACCCGAAACTTTGCCCACTCACCAAATCTCCACGAACAAATGAAGGAAGGGACAAAAGGAGCCAAGGTCCTACCACAATCTGCGGAATGGCCCCGGTCAACGTCCAAGCCACGCCATATTGCCTTACCCACGTCGCATATCGATCTTTTGGATCTTCGTCCCTGAAAGCTTGACCACTCGGGGATAAAAAGAGCCCATAACACACTAGAAAGATTCCCATGCCTGCCATTGCAGCCAACATTAAATGTCCATATCTGGGAAGGAGAGAAGGAAGGCTCAACACAGCTGAGAACCCCTGCGATCGTACGTTTTCCCATTGTTCAGGATGAAGCATAAGCACGCTGGCCGAGACGAACACCAACGCCACCCCAAGGAACATCACTGAAATACCAACTCCCAGTGCCAATTGAAGACTCGGTCGTTGTTCAAGAAATCCACGCCAATGACTATATCCATACAACCCGGCATACCCCACCATGGCTGCGAGAAACGCCACGATCCAATGGTCTCCGAGAATACTCACCGTGGGAGCAAATAATGGGCCGTAGAGAACCTGAACGAAGACCAATGGCATGACTCCCAACACGACCGCCACCCCTAAAAATCCAGGAAGCCAATTAGCCAAGGTGCTAGCCAATTGCCGGTAGTCACCACGTGCGGTGACCACCCCAATCGCCTCAGTGATCACCATGACGAAGGTTCCACCCACAACCAAATTCATAAATATGGCATGCACGAAAAACGCCAGGATGACAAATCCATGAACGAGGGGATCGGATTCCGGGAGAGTAAGTGATGGGGTTGCAGGAAGGGAGCCAAAGGCCATACCTACACGATAAAGCGATTTGGCGTTTAGCTCAAGGCGGGAAATTTTTCTTTTTACAATGCAAGCGTTCGTATATAGGCAAGGACGTCAAGAATGTCTTGAGTGGAGAGATCATTTTTCCACGAAGGCATAGCAGTCCCTGGCCGCCCCTTTCGAATGGCATCCAGGATTTCATTATCTGATTTTTTCCCAAGCAGCGTCAGGTTTGCTGCTGGAGGGACGAGTGATTGTCCAATGGGTCCATCCCCTTTTCCCAATTGTCCGTGGCAATTCACACAATACGTGCCAAATACTCTTTTTCCACTGCTTGCATTACCAGAGGAAGATGGGCTCTCCTGAACAGCTTCCAAGGCGGGTTCGGCTTTCACTTTTTTCAATTCGACCCGAGGCTGAATCTTATTTTGACTGACCAAATACGTCGAAAGGGCTGGAATGTCAGATTCAGGAATGGGACAGCCAAACACCTGTTTCATTTTGAGAACGATTTCCTCCCACCTTTCGCGTGGATGGGGCGGCTGCATGTATACATATTCCGCAGAATGGCAAATCAGACAATATGAGGTGGCTATTTGACTCCCAGGCGCAGATTGAAACGTGATGGGATCTAAAGGAAAGGTAATCGTGGATTGACGTTCTTTCTTATTGAAAGCGTCAACGCTCACCGAGAACCCCAACACCATCAACGCGATGATCACGAATATTTGCATTCGATTTATCATTCCTTTCTTAGGCGCCTCTGACCGTCAGCGTTTCCACAGCATTACGAAGATATCCGCTTGGGTTCCATCGTGCGCTGAACCGTTGAGATTCACCTATCCGATTCACCGCAAGCGACTGCAAGGTATAGGTTTGGCCTCTCACAGGGGTAAACTGCGCTTCCCATGGACGGAAACTATAGTCGCCATAATCCTGACCCAATCGAGCGGTCTGCCAATGCACCCCGCCATCTAATGAGAAGAGGACTCGATCAATACCATATCCTTCATCAAATGCGATACCTTTGATAGTCGTAGAGACTCCACTTGGCACCGTTCCTCCTTGCGTCACATTCGTGATAAACGAGCGTACTGTCATTTTTCCAATCGGAACCGAACGCGTAAGGGAATCTCCAGGTTGAATACACCCGCAGGGATCGGCTGGCAATCGATAGGCTTTTCCCATCCAAAAATTATGATCAGGTTCATTGAGCACTTCGATATCACTGAGCATCTTGATCCAATAGGTTGCATACCATCCCGGCACAACCAGTCGAAGAGGAAAGCCATTTAACAATGGCAATGGCTCACCATTCATCGTATGCGCCACCAACACATCAGGGTGCATCGCAACATCAAGATCCAATGACTTTTTAAAATCCGGAGTCACGTCCGCGACAGGCTGATCGAGTCCGTCAAACCGGACGTGCATGGCATCTTCAGGAATGCCAGCTCTTTCCAGTACATCTCGAAGTCGAACGCCTACCCATTTGGCGTTTCCCATTGCCCCGTTTCCCCATTGTCCACCAGGCACACGCGGCTCAAAAAATCCACGACTATTGCCTCCACATTGACACACGGCCGCGACTTCGACTTGCTCAAATTTGTTCTTGAGATCTTCTAGGCTGAGCGACAAGGTCTGATTCACTCGTCCTCGTACCGCAAGACGAAATGTCTGAACATCAACCGAGGCCGGGATGTTTGCCAAATGCCACCGAACAAAAAACGCATCGTTTGGTGTAAAGATATGTTCGTTAAAAATATGAAACGGCGTTTCTAATTGTGGAGGTCTGGTGGTCATGACCATTAAAGGTCGCTTTTGTGGAAATGCCACGAGCGGACGACGGCCCCGAGCAAACGGCAAATCTACATAAGGCGCTTCGCTGGCCATCAGACTCTTCGGGTTGATGAGTCCGACAGCCCCAAGAGCCACCCCTGTCCTCAAAAATCTCCGACGGCTGATTCCGACAGGCCATTCATCCATTTGGGTTCCCTCGGATTTCATGAAACTTTATTTCGCCAAGGTCCTAATGTAATGAATTAACTGCCAGATTTGGTTATCCGGCATCATAGGAAAGGCCATCATGCCTGTACCCTTGGACCCGTTTTTAATAATCCAAAACATCTGTCCATCGGAAATATCTTTCATGGTTTCGCCACAAGTGAAATTTCGTGGATGCGGATTCAAAGCCCCCCCCATGGGTCCCTTCCCATCGCCTTTCACCCCATGACAATTCATGCAGGCCAATGGTTGAGCGGTTTGCTGAAAGAGGGTTTCCCCGGCTTTGATATTGGTTGAATCCGCTGGTAACGGGTTGGTCATGTTTCGAATGTTACCTGGGGCGTTTTTTGTTTTACGTGGTTGTGGACACACGCCCGACGGCCCCTCTCCGGTGGTCGCTGCGGCCATTTCCGGTGAGCCCTTAAAAGTCACCTTCAGGTAGGCAATGACATCAGCCACCCCTTGCTGGTGAATGGTGAGACTCCAATAGGGCATGCTGGTAGATTTCCCTACGCTGCGTCCACCGTGATAGATCACATTGTAGAGATACTCCATGGGCAATTTATCAAAGGCCATGTTCGCATGAATCGCCGGCTTGGGACTTAATCCGGAAGCGCCTGGACCGTCTCCTTTTCCGGTCGCGCCATGACATTGTGAGCAATATTCTTTGTAGATGACTTTTCCTCGATCCACACTTGCCATCTGAAACTCTGGGCTCTTCCATGGTTCATAAAATTTAAAATCGGGGACGCCCAGCGTCATTAAATATCCGATAACGCTTCGGAGCTGAGGTTCCGTGGCATCTGCCAGAAATTCTCCGCTGTGCGGGGTGAAATCTTGCGGATTAATCCCAAACCGAAATAGCCAATCCTGGTTATATCGCCTTCCCGATTCAGATAAATCCACGCTCTGGGGTCCTCCCACCAGCTGACCATTTTCTTCAATCGTGTGGCATCCGATGCACGCATGTTCCTTATAAATGAACGCCCCATCCTGAAAATCTTTTTTCGTCACCTTGGTGAGATCAAAGGCGCCAACTTTCACTCGTGGATCAATGTAATGTTTTTCCAAATAGGCGGCGATCGCTTCGGCTTGGTCCTCAGGAAGCTTGATATGCACATCCGGCTCCCAGCCCTGATCCCACCGATAGCTCTTGACATAGAGCATTTTTTCCTTGCCCATCAGAAAGTCGACCAACCATTTATGCTGGTATTTACTTCCTCCCCACATGAGGTCGGGGGCTTTCAAATTAAACCGGCTTTCCGGATCACCCTGGAATTTATGGCACGTCGCGCAGACATTCTTGACCATCATTTCAGCCTGTTGTTCGTCAGCTGCCCACAGATTGGTGCTACAACCCAACATAAGAACGAGACTTCCCATCAATGCCAATCTCATGTTTGTCCAACCTTTACCGGCCCGATGCGAGAATACCTTCATGATTGTTTCCTCCATACTTCCCTATCCATCATTGTGTATAAGTTCCCCACTAGGTTTCACTTCAATGTGTTGCGATTTTCATCACTTTCAGGTGAATATTTGCTCTA
This window encodes:
- a CDS encoding EAL domain-containing protein; amino-acid sequence: MNISSSQFARSVILVADDDPTIRLLVSEALGGVGYQVEEAEDGNQALAILGVMKADLILLDVTMPGKSGFEVCEALRRIPGYEQIPVLMATGHDDVESIRKAFEVGASDFLTKPINWELLPHRINFLIRAHRDEKERKRAQEEILRLNHQTQLLLNSAGEGICGLDTSGRITFMNTSASQLLGYEQGELLSEPIHKLLSQTMELSHPHDLSTIPIYLPLVDQRIHRSSEEIFFRKDHTPLMVEYVCTPTKLGDQITGAVVVFRDISAKSAMERRERAHYTITRILAECPNADEALPRIVESICHILNWDLGIIWKASQDKSFLTFLDARSPSSPQFVSFIDHCQHTSIPLGMGLAGQVWASGNPEWVEELHAAKGFLEWESFDHSELTSAFGFPIMAGKSIVAIMEFFSRTPQKIDEDLLALFQAVGSQVGHLLDRKQAVDALRESQNQLIQAQKIAQLGYWQWDLSSSTFHISEETRRLLGETFTSFTGTHEEFVQAIHPNDREDRNQTIQQALNARTSYSLEYRLVGEEGQERIISELGELILDDLGRPIQITGVIQDITERKYKEYQIHTLAHYDTLTNLPNRLMFHTLLEQSLATSQRQNQPLAILLLNIDRFTRINETLGYRTGDLLLQEIGKRLLRSIRRTDAVARHNETDSSTTISRFGGDEFTILLTSFKSVENAAKVARRVIARLAQPFHIGSQEIFITTSIGISLYPNDGNNEETLLQNAQVALQHAKDNGRNISHYFSPNMNASSSAKLTMESNLHKAIERSEFLLYYQPQIDIQERQIVGVEALIRWQHPELGIVSPGDFIPLAEESGLIKSIGEWALHTACQQHQRWQEQGLPPIRIGVNLSSLQFRDQDWVMTIDKVLKEGLLDPRYLELELTEGIVMRDVEETMNTLHYLKKLGIKLAIDDFGTGYSSLSYLKRLPLDTIKIDQAFIKDLTTNEQDASITKAIIALGHSLDLRVIAEGVETEGQFRHLEEQGCDEIQGYFFSPAVPANAIVQLFESQFAALLPHPDLILA
- a CDS encoding type II secretion system protein; protein product: MMWKIRNPHGMTMIEMIGVLGVIAVLAAMIIPRVFDVITDSKIDALATATHTYEIGVTKYYGDVGSLLPLDSVGVPQVEGTGDSTIETSLASRLTLSSTDPLVLGTNLWPKFQGPYLEKFNSSLPPEIGTKMFLPTSIPVPLLTPVTPSNIGWDLKGNDGNSDIPTDAHVAFFKLQGIGEEDFLKLDKVIDPLIGTTDAERKLRGRAKWDVANEGTLLLYIAHR
- a CDS encoding sulfite exporter TauE/SafE family protein — encoded protein: MDLQTFLALLTGGVVGIILGATGAGGSILAIPLLVYLVGVPVQEATLTSLVVVGCSSLLGVLRKNRDHHVKGRAALVFSSTGLLGAWVGAFGHTWIQENTILLLFGVLMVGVSVWSLVRRNFPVPEQVEGCAREFSLMCVGRALSIGFGVGILTGFFGIGGGFLIVPALIGVLGFPAHYAVGTSLMIIALTTVGGILGHLEIASMELGLTAIVVAGSVLGIFAGISLSKKIDQRRFATVFGMMTGIIGTGMILETLHHVVW
- a CDS encoding c-type cytochrome produces the protein MQIFVIIALMVLGFSVSVDAFNKKERQSTITFPLDPITFQSAPGSQIATSYCLICHSAEYVYMQPPHPRERWEEIVLKMKQVFGCPIPESDIPALSTYLVSQNKIQPRVELKKVKAEPALEAVQESPSSSGNASSGKRVFGTYCVNCHGQLGKGDGPIGQSLVPPAANLTLLGKKSDNEILDAIRKGRPGTAMPSWKNDLSTQDILDVLAYIRTLAL
- a CDS encoding molybdopterin-dependent oxidoreductase, giving the protein MDEWPVGISRRRFLRTGVALGAVGLINPKSLMASEAPYVDLPFARGRRPLVAFPQKRPLMVMTTRPPQLETPFHIFNEHIFTPNDAFFVRWHLANIPASVDVQTFRLAVRGRVNQTLSLSLEDLKNKFEQVEVAAVCQCGGNSRGFFEPRVPGGQWGNGAMGNAKWVGVRLRDVLERAGIPEDAMHVRFDGLDQPVADVTPDFKKSLDLDVAMHPDVLVAHTMNGEPLPLLNGFPLRLVVPGWYATYWIKMLSDIEVLNEPDHNFWMGKAYRLPADPCGCIQPGDSLTRSVPIGKMTVRSFITNVTQGGTVPSGVSTTIKGIAFDEGYGIDRVLFSLDGGVHWQTARLGQDYGDYSFRPWEAQFTPVRGQTYTLQSLAVNRIGESQRFSARWNPSGYLRNAVETLTVRGA
- a CDS encoding c-type cytochrome → MKVFSHRAGKGWTNMRLALMGSLVLMLGCSTNLWAADEQQAEMMVKNVCATCHKFQGDPESRFNLKAPDLMWGGSKYQHKWLVDFLMGKEKMLYVKSYRWDQGWEPDVHIKLPEDQAEAIAAYLEKHYIDPRVKVGAFDLTKVTKKDFQDGAFIYKEHACIGCHTIEENGQLVGGPQSVDLSESGRRYNQDWLFRFGINPQDFTPHSGEFLADATEPQLRSVIGYLMTLGVPDFKFYEPWKSPEFQMASVDRGKVIYKEYCSQCHGATGKGDGPGASGLSPKPAIHANMAFDKLPMEYLYNVIYHGGRSVGKSTSMPYWSLTIHQQGVADVIAYLKVTFKGSPEMAAATTGEGPSGVCPQPRKTKNAPGNIRNMTNPLPADSTNIKAGETLFQQTAQPLACMNCHGVKGDGKGPMGGALNPHPRNFTCGETMKDISDGQMFWIIKNGSKGTGMMAFPMMPDNQIWQLIHYIRTLAK